One part of the Solanum dulcamara chromosome 8, daSolDulc1.2, whole genome shotgun sequence genome encodes these proteins:
- the LOC129899802 gene encoding LRR receptor-like serine/threonine-protein kinase FLS2 — translation MQLHGTIPPHLGNLSFLVSLDISDNTFYGDLPEELSHLRRLRLINVTSNNFTGAIPSFLSLLPNLRFVYLSSNQCSGKIPTSFSNLTKLQVLRIQINFLDGEIPREIGLHLSSNSLDGVIPPNLEKCRKLQRLSLSLNDFIGTVPRELANLTTLTRLFLAGQHLEGEIPVELGNLKKLQWLSFLDNQFIDSVPASIFNISTLHIIDLGVNRLSGPISDSLGNLEYLEILNLQLNNFFNDSTSSFLTSLTNCRKLRALKFNDNALDGALPVSVGNFSNSLQHFQGNGCKLKGIIPREIGNLTGVESGNLKAATLIDLSRNYFSGKIPSTLGGLVKLINLSLAHNRLEGSILESFGKMLSLEFLDLCYNNLSGEIPKSLEALAYLKYMNISFNELSGEIPTGGPFAHVTSQSFVSKLLRKAKRNASQADVALVKWHERISYYELEQATKGFGKSNLLGNGSFSMVYKGIHNDGTLFAAKVFNVQLEGAFKSFDT, via the exons ATGCAACTTCATGGTACCATTCCTCCACATCTTGGAAACCTCTCATTTCTCGTCTCCCTTGACATCAGCGACAACACTTTCTATGGGGATTTGCCAGAAGAGTTGTCTCATTTGCGGAGGTTGAGATTGATTAATGTCACAAGCAATAACTTCACCGGAGCCATTCCATCATTTTTAAGTTTGTTACCAAATCTACGCTTTGTGTACCTATCAAGCAACCAATGTTCGGGGAAAATTCCAACTTCCTTTTCCAATCTAACAAAGCTGCAAGTGTTAAGAATACAGATAAATTTTCTTGATGGAGAGATCCCTAGAGAAATCG GGCTTCACCTCTCAAGCAACTCCCTAGATGGAGTTATTCCACCAAACTTGGAGAAATGTAGAAAGCTTCAAAGATTGTCATTGTCGCTCAATGACTTTATCGGAACTGTACCAAGAGAGCTAGCCAACTTAACAACTCTTACAAGATTATTTCTTGCTGGACAACACTTGGAAG GAGAGATACCGGTGGAGCTAGGTAATCTTAAGAAACTACAGtggctgagttttcttgataaTCAGTTTATCGATTCTGTCCCTGCAAGCATTTTCAACATATCAACACTGCATATCATAGATCTTGGAGTAAACAGGCTTTCAG GTCCAATTTCTGATTCACTTGGTAACTTAGAGTACCTTGAGATTCTAAACTTGCAGCTGAATAATTTTTTCAACGATTCAACATCGAGCTTCCTTACATCATTAACAAACTGTAGGAAACTAAGAGCACTCAAGTTTAATGACAATGCATTGGATGGAGCTTTACCGGTGTCAGTTGGTAATTTCTCAAATTCGCTGCAACATTTTCAAGGAAATGGTTGTAAACTGAAGGGTATCATTCCTCGTGAAATTGGTAATCTTACTGGAGTA GAGAGCGGAAACTTAAAGGCTGCAACACTCATTGATTTgtcaagaaattatttttctggTAAGATTCCTAGCACTCTAGGGGGTCTAGTTAAACTGATTAATCTTTCTCTAGCACATAATAGATTAGAAGGGTCTATTCTAGAATCATTTGGCAAAATGTTGTCTTTGGAATTCTTGGATTTGTGCTATAATAATCTTAGTGGTGAAATTCCAAAGTCATTAGAAGCTCTTGCGTATCTCAAATACATGAACATCTCATTTAATGAACTTAGTGGAGAAATTCCCACTGGTGGTCCTTTTGCACATGTCACTAGTCAATCttttgttagtaaact ATTGAGAAAGGCAAAGAGGAATGCAAGTCAAGCAGATGTGGCTCTGGTAAAATGGCATGAAAGAATTTCCTATTATGAGCTTGAACAAGCCACAAAAGGATTCGGCAAAAGCAACTTGCTTGGTAATGGAAGTTTCAGCATGGTCTATAAAGGGATACATAATGATGGTACCCTTTTCGCAGCGAAGGTATTCAATGTGCAATTGGAGGGTGCATTCAAAAGTTTTGACACATAG
- the LOC129900400 gene encoding receptor kinase-like protein Xa21, with product MPNETLNKSLYSHSLFLNLMHRLGIMIDVASAMEYIHNGCSTPMVHCGFKPHNVLLDQEMVGHVSDFGIAKMLGAGEAFVQTRIETIGYIAPEYRQDIIVSTNCYVYSFGILTMETFTRTRPSDEMITTHLSM from the exons ATGCCCAATGAGACACTAAATAAATCGTTATATTCCCAcagcttgttcttgaatttaatgCATAGACTAGGTATAATGATTGATGTTGCATCTGCAATGGAATATATCCACAATGGATGTTCCACACCTATGGTACATTGTGGCTTTAAGCCACACAATGTCTTGCTAGATCAAGAAATGGTTGGTCATGTTAGTGATTTTGGCATTGCAAAAATGTTAGGTGCAGGGGAGGCTTTTGTTCAGACAAGGATTGAAACCATTGGATATATTGCTCCAG AGTATAGACAAGATATAATAGTATCCACAAACTGTTATGTTTATAGTTTTGGCATCCTGACGATGGAGACGTTCACAAGAACAAGACCAAGTGATGAAATGATTACTACACACTTGAGCATGTAA